GGGCGACCCGGCAGGTGGCACCCGTCCAGCGGGAACCGGCGGCCCCGGCGTCACGGTGGTTCACACCGACGAACAGCCGTCCCTCCCACTGGAGGTAGCCGTGACCGTCACGAACGAAGCGGCGACGGACGACGCACCGCCGCAACTCGAAGTGTCGATTACGAACACGTCCGAACAGCCTGTGAACGTGGGCGAAGGACGCGCCATCTTCTTCCAGTACGCCATCGACGACCGCGAACAGCTCCAGTTGCTCCCCGCGGGCGAAGCGTACCCGACGAAGAAGGGATGCTGGCGACTCACCGACGGTATCGCAATCACCGAAGAGTACCGGATTCGAACCATCGAAGCTGGAAAAACCGTCACGGAGAAACTAGACGTCTACGCGCTCAAGGGCGGCGATGGCTGTCTACCGGTCGGCACGTTCGACTTCGAGACCACTTACACCGTGATGAACGAGACGGGAGAAGAACAAAAACAGGATCGCTGGGGCTTTACCATCGCGATGGAGTAGGCCTCCCTTTACTGTCTACACTGCGCGCGTGAAGAAAATCGAGACAACTTTTTCGCTCAGATGATGCCGTCGGCTTCGAGCCGTTCGATGTCTGCTTCGGTGTAACCGTATTCCTCGAGAATTTCTGCGGTGTGCTCACCGAGCAGCGGCGGGTGGTCGCGGACGCTCGTGGGCGTCTTCGAGAGGTGCATCGGACTGCCGGCCATTTCCACGTTGCCTGCCGTCGGGTGGGCCACCGACTGGCGCATCCCGCGGGCTTCGACCTGTGGGTTGTCGAAGACGTCCTCCATGTCCTTTACGTCGCTTGCCGGGACGCCGAATTCGTCCATCGTGTCGAGGACTTCCTGGGTCGTAAACTGGGCAAACTCCTCCTCTAAGAGCGCGTCGAGCGTCTCTCGGTTCTCGACCCGCGCGGCGTTGTCGTGGAATCGGTCGTCGTCCACCAGGTCCTCGCGGTCGATTGCGGCACAGAATTTCGGCCACAGGTTCGGCGAAGGGACGGCGATGACGACGTAGCCGTCTTTCGTCGGGAACGCCTGGTACGGCGCGATGGTCGGGTGCTTGCTCCCCATCCGCCCGGGAGGCGTTCCCGTCGCGAAGTAGTTCGAGGCCATATAGCTCATCCACGCCACCTGCCCGTCGAGCAGCGAGACGTCGATTTTCTGGCCCGTGCCGTCGCCGAGTTCGCGTTCGAGGAGCGCCGCGAGGATGGCTTGTGTCGCGTACATCCCCGCGCCGATGTCGGCGATGGCGACGCCAACACGCACTGGTGCGCCGTCTTCCTCGCCGGTGATGCTCATCATGCCGCCTTCCGCCTGCATGATGAGATCGTAGGCCGGGCGGTCGCGGTCCGGGCCCCACTCGCCATAGCCAGAGAGGGCACAGTAGACGAGGCCGGGATTCTCCTCGCGCAGTGATTTGTAATCGAGACCCCAGTCTTCCATCTTGCCCACGCGGAAGTTGGCCACGACGATGTCTGCCTCACTCGCCAGGTCACGAAACAGTTCACGCCCTGCTTCGCTGGCGAGGTTGAGCGTCATCGAGCGTTTGTTGCGGTTGACGCTCAGATAGTAGGCACTCTCCTCGGAATCGCCGTAGGTCGGTGGGTGCCACCCACGGGTCTGGTCGCCGCCGTCGGGGCGTTCGACTTTGATGACGTCCGCGCCGAGGTCGCCCAGTTGCATCGTGCAAAACGGGCCGACGAGGACGCGCGAGGCGTCCAGGACGGTCACGCCGTCGAGCGGGCCGGTGTTCGTCTCCGGCTTTTTCGCTTCGCCAACCATGGTCGATTACTCGTAGGCCGGGATGCCAGTCAGGTCGTGACCGAGGATGAGGGTGTGGATGTCGTGGGTGCCCTCGTAGGTGTACACCGTCTCCATGTTGGCCATGTGGCGCATCGGCGAGTAGTCGGCGGTGATGCCATTGCCACCGAGCATCTCGCGGGCGATACGCGACTGGTCACGCGCCATGCGGACGTTGTTGCGCTTGGCCATCGAGACGTGTTGTGGTCGCAGGTCGCCGCGCTCTTTGAGTTCCGCGAGGCGGAAGGCGAGCAGTTGAGCCGTCGTAATCTGGGTGGCCATCTCCGCGAGTTTCTCCTGTTGGAGCTGGAAGCGGGCGATTGGACCGCCGAACTGGTCGCGGTCGATGGCGTACTGGCGAGCCGTTTCGAAGCAGTCGCGGGCCGCGCCGATTGCGCCCCAGGCGATGCCGTAGCGCGCCTGCGTGAGACAGGAGAGTGGGCCCTTCATGCCTTCGACGCCAGGAAGGACGTTGTCTTCGGGGATGCGCACGTCGCTCAGGCCGATTTCGCCCGTAATGGACGCGCGAAGCGAGAGTTTCTCGTCGATTTTGTTCGTGGAGACGCCGTCGCGGTCGGTCTCGACGAGGAAGCCGCGAACCGGTGTATCCTCGGCCGAGCGGTCACGTGCCCAGACAACGGCCACGTCTGCGATAGGCGAGTTCGTAATCCAGGTTTTCGCGCCGTTCAGGACGTACTCGTCACCGTCTTTCTCGGCGTAGGTCTCCATCGCCGTCGGGTTCGAACCGTGCTGTGGTTCGGTGAGGCCGAAACAGCCGATGGCTTCGCCCGTGCCCATGTCGGGCAGCCACTTCTCTTTCTGCTCGTCGCTCCCGTACGCGTGGATGGGATACATGACGAGCGCGCCCTGGACGCTGGCCATCGAGC
This sequence is a window from Haladaptatus sp. QDMS2. Protein-coding genes within it:
- a CDS encoding CaiB/BaiF CoA-transferase family protein — its product is MVGEAKKPETNTGPLDGVTVLDASRVLVGPFCTMQLGDLGADVIKVERPDGGDQTRGWHPPTYGDSEESAYYLSVNRNKRSMTLNLASEAGRELFRDLASEADIVVANFRVGKMEDWGLDYKSLREENPGLVYCALSGYGEWGPDRDRPAYDLIMQAEGGMMSITGEEDGAPVRVGVAIADIGAGMYATQAILAALLERELGDGTGQKIDVSLLDGQVAWMSYMASNYFATGTPPGRMGSKHPTIAPYQAFPTKDGYVVIAVPSPNLWPKFCAAIDREDLVDDDRFHDNAARVENRETLDALLEEEFAQFTTQEVLDTMDEFGVPASDVKDMEDVFDNPQVEARGMRQSVAHPTAGNVEMAGSPMHLSKTPTSVRDHPPLLGEHTAEILEEYGYTEADIERLEADGII
- a CDS encoding acyl-CoA dehydrogenase family protein, which codes for MLDFVSLEADLSSEERMVRDTARKFVDEQVKPDIGEHYINGTFPTELISELGELGFFAPNLEGYGLPGISETAYGLLMQELEAGDSGLRSMASVQGALVMYPIHAYGSDEQKEKWLPDMGTGEAIGCFGLTEPQHGSNPTAMETYAEKDGDEYVLNGAKTWITNSPIADVAVVWARDRSAEDTPVRGFLVETDRDGVSTNKIDEKLSLRASITGEIGLSDVRIPEDNVLPGVEGMKGPLSCLTQARYGIAWGAIGAARDCFETARQYAIDRDQFGGPIARFQLQQEKLAEMATQITTAQLLAFRLAELKERGDLRPQHVSMAKRNNVRMARDQSRIAREMLGGNGITADYSPMRHMANMETVYTYEGTHDIHTLILGHDLTGIPAYE